One window from the genome of Erwinia sorbitola encodes:
- the moaD gene encoding molybdopterin synthase sulfur carrier subunit: MINVLFFAQVRELVGTESLELPAEFADVEALRSQLARKGDRWALALESGKLLAAVNQTLVSMQHPVKAGDEVAFFPPVTGG, translated from the coding sequence ATGATTAATGTGCTTTTTTTCGCTCAGGTACGTGAGCTGGTTGGTACCGAAAGTCTCGAACTGCCTGCGGAATTTGCCGATGTTGAAGCGCTGCGCAGCCAGTTAGCCCGTAAGGGTGACCGCTGGGCGCTGGCGCTGGAATCCGGCAAGCTGCTGGCGGCGGTCAATCAGACGCTGGTATCGATGCAGCATCCGGTAAAAGCCGGGGATGAAGTGGCCTTTTTCCCGCCGGTCACCGGAGGTTAA
- the moaB gene encoding molybdenum cofactor biosynthesis protein B: MSKGTTDFIPLNVAVLTVSDRHTAETDSSGDYLRAALTEAGHHTFESGIVTDNRYAIRAAVSRWIASSDVQVVLINGGTGFNEKNCTPEALLPLFDREIEGFGELFRMISFEDIGTSTLQSRAVAGMANGTLVMAIPGSTGACQLAWERIIQDQLDARTRPCNFVSHVKKP, from the coding sequence ATGAGCAAAGGTACCACGGATTTTATTCCCCTTAACGTGGCGGTGTTGACCGTTTCCGATCGCCATACCGCAGAGACTGACAGCTCAGGCGACTACCTGCGCGCAGCGTTGACGGAAGCCGGGCACCACACTTTTGAGAGTGGCATTGTGACGGATAACCGCTACGCCATCCGCGCTGCGGTTTCTCGCTGGATTGCCAGCAGCGATGTGCAGGTGGTGCTGATCAACGGCGGCACAGGTTTTAATGAAAAAAACTGTACGCCAGAGGCGCTGCTGCCGCTGTTTGACCGTGAAATCGAAGGGTTTGGCGAGCTGTTCCGCATGATCTCATTTGAAGATATCGGTACTTCGACCCTGCAATCCCGTGCGGTGGCGGGTATGGCCAATGGAACGCTGGTAATGGCTATACCCGGTTCGACCGGAGCCTGTCAGCTTGCCTGGGAGCGCATCATTCAGGATCAGCTTGATGCCCGTACCCGTCCCTGTAATTTTGTCTCGCATGTGAAGAAGCCGTAA
- the moaC gene encoding cyclic pyranopterin monophosphate synthase MoaC: MSQLTHINAAGEAHMVDVSAKQETVREARAEAYVVMLPETLQMIIDGSHHKGDVFATARIAGIQAAKRTWELIPLCHPLLLSKVEVSLTAEPEHHRVRIESLCRLTGKTGVEMEALTAASVAALTIYDMCKAVQKDITIEQCRLISKSGGKSGDFQAVTHD; this comes from the coding sequence ATGTCTCAGTTAACTCATATTAATGCCGCCGGAGAGGCGCATATGGTGGATGTCTCCGCCAAGCAGGAAACCGTGCGCGAAGCGCGGGCAGAAGCCTATGTGGTGATGCTTCCGGAGACGCTGCAAATGATTATTGATGGCAGCCACCATAAAGGTGATGTATTCGCCACGGCACGTATTGCCGGTATTCAGGCGGCCAAACGAACCTGGGAGCTGATCCCGCTGTGCCATCCGCTGTTGCTGAGTAAGGTGGAAGTTTCGCTGACTGCTGAACCTGAGCACCACCGGGTACGCATTGAATCACTCTGCCGTCTGACGGGTAAAACCGGCGTGGAGATGGAGGCGCTGACTGCGGCCTCGGTAGCCGCGTTGACTATTTACGACATGTGCAAAGCCGTACAGAAAGATATCACCATTGAACAGTGCCGTCTGATAAGCAAAAGCGGCGGTAAATCTGGCGATTTTCAGGCGGTGACTCATGATTAA
- the moaA gene encoding GTP 3',8-cyclase MoaA: MPQFTDNFARRFYYLRLSITDVCNFRCNYCLPDGYKPQGAQNKSFLSLDEIRRVTRAFAAAGTEKVRLTGGEPSMRRDFTEIIAAVRDNPSIRQIALTTNGYRLQRDIAQWRAAGLTALNVSVDSLDARQFHAITGQDKFHEVMRGIDAAFDAGFSKVKVNTVLMRDVNHHSLTTFLEWVRTRPIQLRFIELMETGDGGSLFRKHHISGQVIRDQLLQQGWVQQLRARSDGPAQVFCHADYQGEIGLIMPYEKDFCASCNRLRVSATGNLHLCLFGDGGVPLRDLLADDSQQTELQARIAGSLTTKKETHFLHQGNTGITQNLSFIGG, encoded by the coding sequence GTGCCACAATTTACTGATAACTTTGCGCGCAGGTTTTATTACCTGCGCCTGTCGATTACTGACGTATGCAACTTCCGTTGTAATTACTGCCTGCCTGACGGCTATAAACCGCAGGGGGCGCAGAATAAAAGCTTCCTTTCGCTGGATGAAATCCGCCGCGTTACCCGGGCCTTTGCTGCTGCGGGCACGGAAAAAGTGCGCCTGACCGGCGGCGAACCTTCGATGCGCCGTGATTTCACCGAGATTATCGCCGCAGTCCGCGACAACCCCTCAATTCGCCAGATAGCACTCACCACCAACGGATATCGCCTGCAACGCGATATCGCGCAGTGGCGTGCTGCCGGTTTGACGGCGCTTAACGTCAGCGTTGACAGTCTGGATGCCCGCCAGTTTCACGCCATTACCGGGCAGGATAAATTTCATGAAGTGATGCGCGGCATTGACGCTGCGTTTGATGCCGGGTTCAGCAAAGTGAAAGTGAATACCGTGCTGATGCGCGATGTTAACCATCACAGCCTCACGACCTTCCTTGAATGGGTGCGTACCCGTCCCATCCAGCTGCGCTTTATTGAGCTGATGGAGACCGGGGATGGCGGTTCGCTATTCCGTAAGCACCATATTTCCGGCCAGGTGATCCGCGATCAGCTGCTGCAACAGGGCTGGGTACAGCAGCTGCGTGCACGCAGTGACGGCCCGGCGCAGGTGTTCTGCCATGCCGACTATCAGGGCGAAATTGGCCTGATCATGCCTTATGAAAAAGATTTCTGCGCCAGCTGCAACCGTCTGCGCGTCTCTGCCACAGGCAATCTTCATCTCTGCCTGTTTGGCGATGGCGGGGTACCGCTGCGCGATCTGCTGGCGGATGACAGCCAGCAGACGGAACTTCAGGCGCGTATTGCCGGCAGCCTGACCACGAAAAAAGAGACGCATTTTCTCCATCAGGGCAATACCGGCATTACACAGAATCTTTCATTTATCGGTGGTTAA
- the moaE gene encoding molybdopterin synthase catalytic subunit MoaE has product METRIRVGSAPFSMSDEYQWLAASDLDGAVVTFTGKVRNHNLGDNVSALRLEHYPGMTEKALAEIVDEARQRWPMQRVTVVHRIGELFPGDEIVLVGVSGAHRGAAFAAAEFIMDQLKTRAPFWKQEATAGGDRWVAARDSDHQAAERWK; this is encoded by the coding sequence ATGGAAACCCGAATTCGCGTAGGCAGTGCCCCCTTCAGCATGAGCGATGAGTATCAGTGGCTGGCGGCATCCGATCTTGACGGTGCCGTGGTGACCTTTACCGGCAAGGTGCGTAACCATAATCTTGGTGATAACGTCAGCGCACTCAGGCTGGAACACTATCCCGGCATGACCGAAAAGGCTCTGGCGGAGATCGTCGATGAAGCGCGTCAGCGCTGGCCGATGCAGCGTGTCACGGTAGTCCACCGCATTGGTGAGCTGTTTCCCGGCGATGAAATTGTTCTGGTGGGCGTCAGCGGCGCACACCGGGGAGCGGCCTTTGCCGCCGCTGAATTTATTATGGATCAGCTAAAAACTCGTGCACCGTTCTGGAAACAGGAAGCCACCGCCGGGGGTGACCGCTGGGTTGCCGCCCGCGACAGCGACCATCAGGCCGCAGAACGCTGGAAATAG